The proteins below are encoded in one region of Festucalex cinctus isolate MCC-2025b chromosome 2, RoL_Fcin_1.0, whole genome shotgun sequence:
- the dzip1 gene encoding cilium assembly protein DZIP1 isoform X6 produces MPFQDGIYYPYSSDTQGNHSSAGIPSLLNSPLSQHSVKVQSALGMAPSSAPPTILPFRFRQRGESVDWRRIHAVDIDLVISQLDVDVLQEHISTVTFCSLDGERCQRCQSPVDRALIKILQLAQLTVEWLLHCQECLTLNLQAAEERLASANMHREQLLAQLKKQEESMLEMTAELKNRRKIIRKQQSLFAPQMTNSQKCTFCKKKFLTASFLQSHMQRRHPDENDIQLQSNHEEKSWNQALKLETNSLKEQVVKQQQTLEAKTVEIQKLQRLVEEHELQMRESEKKSQIESLKLEIKNLKDLIQNQHIIQARSAEFQEEKQQSKDKDLLKEMQNEFSRVQIQTIQKMEHQQKQQDKKWESRLGKITTLHESEKNDVQYNLFDLIPQLFKLVLCETFSSQLQKELSRLQSAMLEHEEHQEHSKRQLQEMRRKLQEKEQTIRDQREQMQNAESSKPPTKVLKVPVSAPAPEPKPKKVVLEELISVPQLDPIQELSEEEEDLSGIPEKRPVEKKPEPIPEKKLRVSVRRTPNKTEIKQHLEQVVMTKLESLGVKPDQRKLTTKDLRTILANLHTKQQSLAKKLPDYWRHRVDITNTLEQKLGTKKESNLQSPNKSRHSIQVLRTRPRSSSLPSKASQGISEPKGRQARTPQPTPRVKTAIQPKTSTPSHKAAQQEHAHNTLPFSFFVDSEDEDTDTEDSEPPRHQWGKTSQAKINKEEAVPISLQKPNLIQAKPAPAGPPYFKSLLAGDMTKTAIMKLHSEDEDEFSDVSELQEIDSRQLQSFKDQNGNVEKTNVGKENKVSDLARKIESLAAHKVSKKPVGGVSILPETNDEVEEFWSSDLDESNDDANSTFEGKQGTNQLKPPHSSMSQESVNTSVWDSSTGKDTSIGKAPRSGLTEAGTGSTLKSSPCYISDICDLEDFNI; encoded by the exons ATG CCATTTCAGGACGGAATCTACTACCCCTATAGCAGTGACACCCAAGGGAATCATTCATCAGCAGGGATCCCATCCCTCTTGAATTCCCCACTCAGCCAGCACTCTGTAAAGGTTCAATCGGCACTAGGCATGGCTCCGTCCAGTGCGCCACCCACCATTCTGCCTTTCAGGTTCCGCCAGCGTGGGGAGAGTGTAGACTGGCGGCGAATCCATGCTGTAGATATTGATTTGGTTATTAGCCAGCTAGATGTGGATGTCCTACAGGAGCACATAAGCACCGTGACCTTCTGCAGTTTGGATGGGGAACGATGCCAGCGCTGTCAGAGCCCCGTGGACCGAGCTCTCATCAAGATCCTCCAGTTGGCCCAGCTCACAGTCGAATGGCTCCTCCACTGTCAGGAATGTCTCACGCTCAATCTGCAAGCAGCGGAGGAGAGGCTGGCGAGCGCCAACATGCATCGGGAGCAGCTGCTGGCTCAGTTAAAGAAGCAGGAGGAGAGCATGTTAGAGATGACGGCCGAGCTCAAGAACAGGAGGAAGATCATACGCAAACAGCAATCTCTGTTTGCCCCACAAATGACCAACAGTCAAAAG TGCACATTTTGTAAAAAGAAGTTCCTCACCGCTTCATTTCTCCAGAGTCACATGCAGCGGCGCCACCCTGATGAGAATGATATAC AGTTACAATCAAACCATGAGGAGAAATCTTGGAACCAAGCTCTGAAACTGGAGACGAACAGTCTGAAGGAGCAGGTTGTTAAGCAGCAACAAACATTGGAAGCCAAAACAGTTGAG ATTCAAAAGCTGCAGCGGCTCGTAGAAGAGCATGAGCTAC AGATGCGAGAAAGTGAGAAGAAATCTCAAATTGAAAGCCTCAAACTAGAGATTAAAAATCTGAAGGATCTTATTCAAAATCAACATATCATACAAGCGAGATCAGCagag TTCCAGGAGGAAAAGCAGCAGTCCAAGGACAAAGACCTGCTAAAAGAAATGCAGAACGAGTTTAGCAGAGTGCAGATACAAACCATTCAAAAGATGGAACATCAACAGAAACAgcag GACAAAAAATGGGAGTCCAGGCTGGGGAAAATCACAACTCTTCATGAGTCAGAAAAGAATGATGTACAGTACAACCTTTTTGATTTAATTCCACAACTTTTTAAACTTGTCCTGTGCGaaactttctcctctcagttgcAGAAAGAGTTGAGCAGATTGCAGTCGGCCATGTTGGAGCACGAGGAGCACCAGGAGCACAGCAAGAGGCAGCTGCAGGAGATGCGAAGGAAGCTGCAAGAGAAGGAGCAAACTATCCGGGATCAGCGGGAGCAG ATGCAGAATGCAGAATCTTCAAAGCCACCCACTAAAGTACTTAAAGTACCAG TAAGTGCACCAGCTCCAGAGCCTAAACCAAAGAAAGTTGTACTTG AGGAGCTCATCTCTGTTCCTCAGCTGGATCCAATACAAGAACTGTCAGAAGAGGAGGAAG ACTTGAGCGGCATCCCTGAGAAGAGGCCAGTGGAGAAAAAGCCTGAACCTATTCCAGAGAAGAAACTCAGGGTGTCTGTCAGAAGAACCCCTAACAAGACTGAAATCAAGCAACATCTTGAGCAGGTTGTAATGACGAAGCTGGAGAGCTTGGGCGTGAAGCCG GATCAGAGAAAACTGACGACCAAAGACCTCAGGACCATTCTTGCTAATTTACACACAAAGCAACAAAGCCTTGCAAAAAAGTTGCCTGACTATTGGCGCCATCGTGTGGACATAACTAACACTTTGGAGCAGAAGCTGGGCACGAAGAAGGAAAGCAATCTCCAGTCTCCAAACAAATCCAGACACTCCATTCAGG TGTTACGGACGCGCCCTCGGTCCAGCAGTCTCCCCTCCAAGGCATCGCAGGGCATCTCTGAACCTAAAGGCCGACAAGCCAGGACGCCTCAACCAACACCAAGAGTCAAGACCGCCATCCAACCAAAGACGTCTACACCCAGCCACAAAGCTGCTCAGCAAGAACACGCTCACAA TACGCTGCCTTTCAGTTTTTTCGTGGATTCAGAAGACGAGGATACAGACACAGAGGACTCGGAGCCTCCTCGACACCAATGGGGCAAAACGTCGCAAGCCAAAATCAATAAGGAGGAAGCAGTTCCAATCAGTTTACAAAAACCCAATTTGATCCAGGCGAAGCCGGCTCCAGCTGGGCCGCCGTACTTCAAAAGCCTGCTTGCCGGTGACATGACCAAGACGGCGATCATGAAATTACACagcgaggatgaggatgagttcTCAGAcgtcagtgagctgcaggagatTGACTCTCGACAGCTCCAGAGTTTCAAAGACCAGAATGGCAATGTAGAAAAGACAAACGTTGGTAAAG agaACAAAGTCAGTGACCTGGCAAGGAAAATTGAGAGTCTGGCTGCACATAAGGTGTCCAAAAAACCAGTAGGGGGAGTGAGCATCTTGCCGGAGACTAATGATGAGGTTGAGGAATTCTGG TCGTCAGATCTGGATGAGAGCAATGACGACGCCAATTCCACCTTTGAGGGAAAACAAGGAACCAACCAGTTGAAACCACCTCACTCCTCCATGAGCCAGGAATCAGTTAACACTAGCGTGTGGGACTCCTCCACAGGGAAAGACACTTCCATAGGAAAGGCTCCCAGATCAG GTTTGACTGAAGCTGGAACAGGAAGCACCTTGAAGAGCAGTCCGTGTTACATCAGTGACATCTGTGACTTGGAGGATTTTAACATATAG
- the dzip1 gene encoding cilium assembly protein DZIP1 isoform X5 — protein MVRRARLEQPFQDGIYYPYSSDTQGNHSSAGIPSLLNSPLSQHSVKVQSALGMAPSSAPPTILPFRFRQRGESVDWRRIHAVDIDLVISQLDVDVLQEHISTVTFCSLDGERCQRCQSPVDRALIKILQLAQLTVEWLLHCQECLTLNLQAAEERLASANMHREQLLAQLKKQEESMLEMTAELKNRRKIIRKQQSLFAPQMTNSQKCTFCKKKFLTASFLQSHMQRRHPDENDIQLQSNHEEKSWNQALKLETNSLKEQVVKQQQTLEAKTVEIQKLQRLVEEHELQMRESEKKSQIESLKLEIKNLKDLIQNQHIIQARSAEFQEEKQQSKDKDLLKEMQNEFSRVQIQTIQKMEHQQKQQDKKWESRLGKITTLHESEKNDVQYNLFDLIPQLFKLVLCETFSSQLQKELSRLQSAMLEHEEHQEHSKRQLQEMRRKLQEKEQTIRDQREQMQNAESSKPPTKVLKVPVSAPAPEPKPKKVVLEELISVPQLDPIQELSEEEEDLSGIPEKRPVEKKPEPIPEKKLRVSVRRTPNKTEIKQHLEQVVMTKLESLGVKPDQRKLTTKDLRTILANLHTKQQSLAKKLPDYWRHRVDITNTLEQKLGTKKESNLQSPNKSRHSIQVLRTRPRSSSLPSKASQGISEPKGRQARTPQPTPRVKTAIQPKTSTPSHKAAQQEHAHNTLPFSFFVDSEDEDTDTEDSEPPRHQWGKTSQAKINKEEAVPISLQKPNLIQAKPAPAGPPYFKSLLAGDMTKTAIMKLHSEDEDEFSDVSELQEIDSRQLQSFKDQNGNVEKTNVGKENKVSDLARKIESLAAHKVSKKPVGGVSILPETNDEVEEFWSSDLDESNDDANSTFEGKQGTNQLKPPHSSMSQESVNTSVWDSSTGKDTSIGKAPRSGLTEAGTGSTLKSSPCYISDICDLEDFNI, from the exons ATGGTAAGGAGAGCTCGGCTGGAGCAG CCATTTCAGGACGGAATCTACTACCCCTATAGCAGTGACACCCAAGGGAATCATTCATCAGCAGGGATCCCATCCCTCTTGAATTCCCCACTCAGCCAGCACTCTGTAAAGGTTCAATCGGCACTAGGCATGGCTCCGTCCAGTGCGCCACCCACCATTCTGCCTTTCAGGTTCCGCCAGCGTGGGGAGAGTGTAGACTGGCGGCGAATCCATGCTGTAGATATTGATTTGGTTATTAGCCAGCTAGATGTGGATGTCCTACAGGAGCACATAAGCACCGTGACCTTCTGCAGTTTGGATGGGGAACGATGCCAGCGCTGTCAGAGCCCCGTGGACCGAGCTCTCATCAAGATCCTCCAGTTGGCCCAGCTCACAGTCGAATGGCTCCTCCACTGTCAGGAATGTCTCACGCTCAATCTGCAAGCAGCGGAGGAGAGGCTGGCGAGCGCCAACATGCATCGGGAGCAGCTGCTGGCTCAGTTAAAGAAGCAGGAGGAGAGCATGTTAGAGATGACGGCCGAGCTCAAGAACAGGAGGAAGATCATACGCAAACAGCAATCTCTGTTTGCCCCACAAATGACCAACAGTCAAAAG TGCACATTTTGTAAAAAGAAGTTCCTCACCGCTTCATTTCTCCAGAGTCACATGCAGCGGCGCCACCCTGATGAGAATGATATAC AGTTACAATCAAACCATGAGGAGAAATCTTGGAACCAAGCTCTGAAACTGGAGACGAACAGTCTGAAGGAGCAGGTTGTTAAGCAGCAACAAACATTGGAAGCCAAAACAGTTGAG ATTCAAAAGCTGCAGCGGCTCGTAGAAGAGCATGAGCTAC AGATGCGAGAAAGTGAGAAGAAATCTCAAATTGAAAGCCTCAAACTAGAGATTAAAAATCTGAAGGATCTTATTCAAAATCAACATATCATACAAGCGAGATCAGCagag TTCCAGGAGGAAAAGCAGCAGTCCAAGGACAAAGACCTGCTAAAAGAAATGCAGAACGAGTTTAGCAGAGTGCAGATACAAACCATTCAAAAGATGGAACATCAACAGAAACAgcag GACAAAAAATGGGAGTCCAGGCTGGGGAAAATCACAACTCTTCATGAGTCAGAAAAGAATGATGTACAGTACAACCTTTTTGATTTAATTCCACAACTTTTTAAACTTGTCCTGTGCGaaactttctcctctcagttgcAGAAAGAGTTGAGCAGATTGCAGTCGGCCATGTTGGAGCACGAGGAGCACCAGGAGCACAGCAAGAGGCAGCTGCAGGAGATGCGAAGGAAGCTGCAAGAGAAGGAGCAAACTATCCGGGATCAGCGGGAGCAG ATGCAGAATGCAGAATCTTCAAAGCCACCCACTAAAGTACTTAAAGTACCAG TAAGTGCACCAGCTCCAGAGCCTAAACCAAAGAAAGTTGTACTTG AGGAGCTCATCTCTGTTCCTCAGCTGGATCCAATACAAGAACTGTCAGAAGAGGAGGAAG ACTTGAGCGGCATCCCTGAGAAGAGGCCAGTGGAGAAAAAGCCTGAACCTATTCCAGAGAAGAAACTCAGGGTGTCTGTCAGAAGAACCCCTAACAAGACTGAAATCAAGCAACATCTTGAGCAGGTTGTAATGACGAAGCTGGAGAGCTTGGGCGTGAAGCCG GATCAGAGAAAACTGACGACCAAAGACCTCAGGACCATTCTTGCTAATTTACACACAAAGCAACAAAGCCTTGCAAAAAAGTTGCCTGACTATTGGCGCCATCGTGTGGACATAACTAACACTTTGGAGCAGAAGCTGGGCACGAAGAAGGAAAGCAATCTCCAGTCTCCAAACAAATCCAGACACTCCATTCAGG TGTTACGGACGCGCCCTCGGTCCAGCAGTCTCCCCTCCAAGGCATCGCAGGGCATCTCTGAACCTAAAGGCCGACAAGCCAGGACGCCTCAACCAACACCAAGAGTCAAGACCGCCATCCAACCAAAGACGTCTACACCCAGCCACAAAGCTGCTCAGCAAGAACACGCTCACAA TACGCTGCCTTTCAGTTTTTTCGTGGATTCAGAAGACGAGGATACAGACACAGAGGACTCGGAGCCTCCTCGACACCAATGGGGCAAAACGTCGCAAGCCAAAATCAATAAGGAGGAAGCAGTTCCAATCAGTTTACAAAAACCCAATTTGATCCAGGCGAAGCCGGCTCCAGCTGGGCCGCCGTACTTCAAAAGCCTGCTTGCCGGTGACATGACCAAGACGGCGATCATGAAATTACACagcgaggatgaggatgagttcTCAGAcgtcagtgagctgcaggagatTGACTCTCGACAGCTCCAGAGTTTCAAAGACCAGAATGGCAATGTAGAAAAGACAAACGTTGGTAAAG agaACAAAGTCAGTGACCTGGCAAGGAAAATTGAGAGTCTGGCTGCACATAAGGTGTCCAAAAAACCAGTAGGGGGAGTGAGCATCTTGCCGGAGACTAATGATGAGGTTGAGGAATTCTGG TCGTCAGATCTGGATGAGAGCAATGACGACGCCAATTCCACCTTTGAGGGAAAACAAGGAACCAACCAGTTGAAACCACCTCACTCCTCCATGAGCCAGGAATCAGTTAACACTAGCGTGTGGGACTCCTCCACAGGGAAAGACACTTCCATAGGAAAGGCTCCCAGATCAG GTTTGACTGAAGCTGGAACAGGAAGCACCTTGAAGAGCAGTCCGTGTTACATCAGTGACATCTGTGACTTGGAGGATTTTAACATATAG
- the dzip1 gene encoding cilium assembly protein DZIP1 isoform X4 translates to MVEFISLRSIRFLPQVSVQPLLVLGKHRADCLQCFDNISLPREARFCFHGNAASAFVLVSARRRNQRETTAPRFAFTVGVLNDSEMVRRARLEQPFQDGIYYPYSSDTQGNHSSAGIPSLLNSPLSQHSVKVQSALGMAPSSAPPTILPFRFRQRGESVDWRRIHAVDIDLVISQLDVDVLQEHISTVTFCSLDGERCQRCQSPVDRALIKILQLAQLTVEWLLHCQECLTLNLQAAEERLASANMHREQLLAQLKKQEESMLEMTAELKNRRKIIRKQQSLFAPQMTNSQKCTFCKKKFLTASFLQSHMQRRHPDENDIQLQSNHEEKSWNQALKLETNSLKEQVVKQQQTLEAKTVEIQKLQRLVEEHELQMRESEKKSQIESLKLEIKNLKDLIQNQHIIQARSAEFQEEKQQSKDKDLLKEMQNEFSRVQIQTIQKMEHQQKQQDKKWESRLGKITTLHESEKNDLQKELSRLQSAMLEHEEHQEHSKRQLQEMRRKLQEKEQTIRDQREQMQNAESSKPPTKVLKVPVSAPAPEPKPKKVVLEELISVPQLDPIQELSEEEEDLSGIPEKRPVEKKPEPIPEKKLRVSVRRTPNKTEIKQHLEQVVMTKLESLGVKPDQRKLTTKDLRTILANLHTKQQSLAKKLPDYWRHRVDITNTLEQKLGTKKESNLQSPNKSRHSIQVLRTRPRSSSLPSKASQGISEPKGRQARTPQPTPRVKTAIQPKTSTPSHKAAQQEHAHNTLPFSFFVDSEDEDTDTEDSEPPRHQWGKTSQAKINKEEAVPISLQKPNLIQAKPAPAGPPYFKSLLAGDMTKTAIMKLHSEDEDEFSDVSELQEIDSRQLQSFKDQNGNVEKTNVGKENKVSDLARKIESLAAHKVSKKPVGGVSILPETNDEVEEFWSSDLDESNDDANSTFEGKQGTNQLKPPHSSMSQESVNTSVWDSSTGKDTSIGKAPRSGLTEAGTGSTLKSSPCYISDICDLEDFNI, encoded by the exons atggtggaattcATATCTTTGCGAAGCATTCGTTTTCTCCCACAGGTCTCAGTCCAACCGCTGCTGGTGCTGGGGAAACATCGAGCTGATTGCCTGCAGTGTTTTGATAACATTTCTCTCCCTAGGGAAGCTCGTTTCTGTTTCCACGGCAACGCGGCTTCTGCGTTTGTCCTCGTGTCTGCTAGAAGGCGGAACCAGAGAGAAACCACGGCTCCTCGATTTGCGTTCACTGTGGGAGTCCTGAATGATTCGGAGATGGTAAGGAGAGCTCGGCTGGAGCAG CCATTTCAGGACGGAATCTACTACCCCTATAGCAGTGACACCCAAGGGAATCATTCATCAGCAGGGATCCCATCCCTCTTGAATTCCCCACTCAGCCAGCACTCTGTAAAGGTTCAATCGGCACTAGGCATGGCTCCGTCCAGTGCGCCACCCACCATTCTGCCTTTCAGGTTCCGCCAGCGTGGGGAGAGTGTAGACTGGCGGCGAATCCATGCTGTAGATATTGATTTGGTTATTAGCCAGCTAGATGTGGATGTCCTACAGGAGCACATAAGCACCGTGACCTTCTGCAGTTTGGATGGGGAACGATGCCAGCGCTGTCAGAGCCCCGTGGACCGAGCTCTCATCAAGATCCTCCAGTTGGCCCAGCTCACAGTCGAATGGCTCCTCCACTGTCAGGAATGTCTCACGCTCAATCTGCAAGCAGCGGAGGAGAGGCTGGCGAGCGCCAACATGCATCGGGAGCAGCTGCTGGCTCAGTTAAAGAAGCAGGAGGAGAGCATGTTAGAGATGACGGCCGAGCTCAAGAACAGGAGGAAGATCATACGCAAACAGCAATCTCTGTTTGCCCCACAAATGACCAACAGTCAAAAG TGCACATTTTGTAAAAAGAAGTTCCTCACCGCTTCATTTCTCCAGAGTCACATGCAGCGGCGCCACCCTGATGAGAATGATATAC AGTTACAATCAAACCATGAGGAGAAATCTTGGAACCAAGCTCTGAAACTGGAGACGAACAGTCTGAAGGAGCAGGTTGTTAAGCAGCAACAAACATTGGAAGCCAAAACAGTTGAG ATTCAAAAGCTGCAGCGGCTCGTAGAAGAGCATGAGCTAC AGATGCGAGAAAGTGAGAAGAAATCTCAAATTGAAAGCCTCAAACTAGAGATTAAAAATCTGAAGGATCTTATTCAAAATCAACATATCATACAAGCGAGATCAGCagag TTCCAGGAGGAAAAGCAGCAGTCCAAGGACAAAGACCTGCTAAAAGAAATGCAGAACGAGTTTAGCAGAGTGCAGATACAAACCATTCAAAAGATGGAACATCAACAGAAACAgcag GACAAAAAATGGGAGTCCAGGCTGGGGAAAATCACAACTCTTCATGAGTCAGAAAAGAATGAT ttgcAGAAAGAGTTGAGCAGATTGCAGTCGGCCATGTTGGAGCACGAGGAGCACCAGGAGCACAGCAAGAGGCAGCTGCAGGAGATGCGAAGGAAGCTGCAAGAGAAGGAGCAAACTATCCGGGATCAGCGGGAGCAG ATGCAGAATGCAGAATCTTCAAAGCCACCCACTAAAGTACTTAAAGTACCAG TAAGTGCACCAGCTCCAGAGCCTAAACCAAAGAAAGTTGTACTTG AGGAGCTCATCTCTGTTCCTCAGCTGGATCCAATACAAGAACTGTCAGAAGAGGAGGAAG ACTTGAGCGGCATCCCTGAGAAGAGGCCAGTGGAGAAAAAGCCTGAACCTATTCCAGAGAAGAAACTCAGGGTGTCTGTCAGAAGAACCCCTAACAAGACTGAAATCAAGCAACATCTTGAGCAGGTTGTAATGACGAAGCTGGAGAGCTTGGGCGTGAAGCCG GATCAGAGAAAACTGACGACCAAAGACCTCAGGACCATTCTTGCTAATTTACACACAAAGCAACAAAGCCTTGCAAAAAAGTTGCCTGACTATTGGCGCCATCGTGTGGACATAACTAACACTTTGGAGCAGAAGCTGGGCACGAAGAAGGAAAGCAATCTCCAGTCTCCAAACAAATCCAGACACTCCATTCAGG TGTTACGGACGCGCCCTCGGTCCAGCAGTCTCCCCTCCAAGGCATCGCAGGGCATCTCTGAACCTAAAGGCCGACAAGCCAGGACGCCTCAACCAACACCAAGAGTCAAGACCGCCATCCAACCAAAGACGTCTACACCCAGCCACAAAGCTGCTCAGCAAGAACACGCTCACAA TACGCTGCCTTTCAGTTTTTTCGTGGATTCAGAAGACGAGGATACAGACACAGAGGACTCGGAGCCTCCTCGACACCAATGGGGCAAAACGTCGCAAGCCAAAATCAATAAGGAGGAAGCAGTTCCAATCAGTTTACAAAAACCCAATTTGATCCAGGCGAAGCCGGCTCCAGCTGGGCCGCCGTACTTCAAAAGCCTGCTTGCCGGTGACATGACCAAGACGGCGATCATGAAATTACACagcgaggatgaggatgagttcTCAGAcgtcagtgagctgcaggagatTGACTCTCGACAGCTCCAGAGTTTCAAAGACCAGAATGGCAATGTAGAAAAGACAAACGTTGGTAAAG agaACAAAGTCAGTGACCTGGCAAGGAAAATTGAGAGTCTGGCTGCACATAAGGTGTCCAAAAAACCAGTAGGGGGAGTGAGCATCTTGCCGGAGACTAATGATGAGGTTGAGGAATTCTGG TCGTCAGATCTGGATGAGAGCAATGACGACGCCAATTCCACCTTTGAGGGAAAACAAGGAACCAACCAGTTGAAACCACCTCACTCCTCCATGAGCCAGGAATCAGTTAACACTAGCGTGTGGGACTCCTCCACAGGGAAAGACACTTCCATAGGAAAGGCTCCCAGATCAG GTTTGACTGAAGCTGGAACAGGAAGCACCTTGAAGAGCAGTCCGTGTTACATCAGTGACATCTGTGACTTGGAGGATTTTAACATATAG